The genomic segment CCGCAATTGACATACGATCCCTATCTCCGCCAAAGTCAAATAGGGGTTATTACAGATACAAGACTAAAAAAAGATGAAATCACCGTCGCCTTTGGAGATGGTAAAAAAAGCCTTTATGCTACGGATGCACTTTTGGTATTGAAACCACAGGAAGAACTATACACCCTTGCCAAGAGCAGCTTCAAAAAACTGGACGAAAAAGATTTTGTCACCCTTATGGAAATTGATGACCGTCTGCGAAACGGATCAATTAACGCGCTTGCACAGGCGCTTGAAATTGCGTTAAACAACCAAACGATTTTATCATTAAGCACGATTCCGCTACAAGAGAAATTACGACGGTCGGTTGACCAAGATCAAGGTCATGAGAAGCAAGAGGCAGGGAGGGCCAGATGATTACTATAAAAAAAGCCCTTACCAAAATATTGGTTATGTCGCTCGTTTTTGCCATTCCGATAGGAACGAAAGCACAACTGTCAATTTCCCTGCCGTTATCCGATCTTACGGTGACTTCTCCTTTTGGTTGGCGTACCCACCCGGTAACAGGAAAATCAGATTTTCACAACGGTGTTGACTTTGCCGCCCGTTCCGATCCCGTTTTCAATGTACTTGACGGTTGGGTTAAAGAAACCGGAAAACATAAGTTACTCGGCAAGTACATACGCATAGTACACGGCGAAGTAGAAACCATTTACGGGCATCTTTCCAATATACTCGTTTCACCGCGCGACACGGTTATAGCGGGACAGCCTATCGCCATCACTGGAAGCACGGGCAGGGTAACGGGAGAACACCTGCATTTTTCGGTGAAATTCAACGGTAAATTCCTTGACCCTTTGAAATTCCTACGCAGGATAAAAGAACAATCAGATCAATCCTTAAACATCGAATAATATGGACTATCATTTAAGATCACTGCAACAAAAATTAAGTGTTCTGGCCAGTGGTGAGGACATTGGACTGACACCAGCGGAAGCGGCCATTTATGGCGTGGAATACGCCGACGAATGGCCAGACGACGAATCCCCGGAGGTGGACGAAGATGAGTAGCAAAAATTCAAAATCCCTGCATGAAATAGTTGCGGAGAACATCATCAAGAAACTTGAACAGGGTACGGCACCGTGGCAGA from the Sphingobacterium thalpophilum genome contains:
- a CDS encoding M23 family metallopeptidase produces the protein MSLVFAIPIGTKAQLSISLPLSDLTVTSPFGWRTHPVTGKSDFHNGVDFAARSDPVFNVLDGWVKETGKHKLLGKYIRIVHGEVETIYGHLSNILVSPRDTVIAGQPIAITGSTGRVTGEHLHFSVKFNGKFLDPLKFLRRIKEQSDQSLNIE